cttatttttgctccttttaatgtatttttgctccatttctCCTACGTTTggcacttctacatcacatttcaatgtgttttctgctcattttttccactttccagacatttgcagcacttataaaccttttttcactacttttacacctaatgtcacatattttgacccattattgtcacttttaacctcttatttttttgccaatttaaccacattcaccatttgtcatgcccattatttatcagtttaaactaattgttccaatattgacactttgaaccatttttaccactttttctctctgtttttatccactataatttgttacttttaaccaatttctgtggtttttaaaatctcatttcacctccttttccaccatttttattcactttgaagcattttattagtgattaaaaccatgatttccatctttaagatgactataataataatgaacgttcctggataacagtggatattattcagatgaataaataaatgtggttatcacagattcatagaacaataaaccatcattttactgactttatggatggaccccaaaaatctctcctttattcccccttatagatggtcctgtctccacatgactgttcttcaatgttcatgtatgagttcattttgaaaaagttgagaaccactggtttattaTACTGTATCTTGTATTGTGTTATAGTCtgtgttattgtattttgtaatgatgtgttttattgtgaagtgttgtgtattttgttgcattCTGTCTATCTCACATTATTCAGAGTTTGAAGCTGAGTCACTCTTCAGTGTGTTTTATTCTGATCATCAACTGTTACATCATGTCTCTAAAGGAAGTATCTACACAAACTGTTTCCTGTCAGTGCGTACTAAGTTTAGAGCGTTCCTCTAATAACTCAAACTGACAGTTTCAATGATCCTCTAAAGCTCAGTGACTACATACAAAGATGATCTCCTACCTGTCCAGGGAACGATGCTGATCCAGGTGTGGATCCTCCAGAATGACTGGGAGAGTTGGGCAGAGACTTACAGGCCTGCAGCGCCGCCTGCTTCTTCTGAGTGATGATCTTCTGAGCAGCTGCAGAACAACAACAGGACCCTTACAACCTTCTCCTGTCCCTCCTTCGGAACCCAAACTTCCCGTCCTTCATTAGGAACCCAAACCTCCCATCCCTCCTTAGGAACCCAAACCTCCCATCCCTCCTTAGGAACCCAAACCTCCCATCCCTCCTTAGGAACCCAAACCTCCCATCCCTCCTTAGGAACCCAAACCTCCCATCCCTCCTTAGGAACCCAAACCTCCCGTCCTTCATTAGGAACCCAAACCTCCCATCCCTCCTTAGGAACCCAAACCTCCCGTCCTTCATTAGGAACCCTAACAACAGAACCAGTCTCACCCTCTAAGAACACTCGGTCCACGTTGAAGCCGTACGTAGAACACGTCTCGTAGAACAGTGAGTGACGGACGTCGATGCAGAGCTGTCGAGCTCTTTGGTCCTCGATCACTCGAGGGTTTGAGCTGCTGATCTTATCTGGAAAGAGAAgggttctcaacatgtggctctggaCCGCATTCAAGGCTAAATACACAGATTTACTGAatgaagggtgtgtgtgtgtgtgtgtgttttaccttGCGTTCCCACTACAATCACAGGAACATCAGTTCTATATCTGCTCAGGTCACTGTAGAGCTGGTAAAGCTCCTGGAAGCTTCCCTCGTTCTCTAGACTGAAGACCAGGATCACAGCATCTACCCAGCTACTGAACTATAGGAGGAAGAACACtgttagaacacacacacacacacacacacacacacacacacacacactcagaggtaCCTGAGCATCAGGTGGGCCTGGTTCTTCTCGGATCAATAATAAATGACTCTGACCATCAACCAGAACCTCCTTCTTATATCTCCCACCTGAAGAACACAGTTTGACAAGGTTAGAACCTAAGATGTTCTCTTGATGTTCACCAAAAATTCTCCAATAACCTCTGGATCTGGAGGTTCTAATGATGGCTATGTTCACCTTggaaaaacttaataaaatgaagaagaaggTGCTCACCATCAGGTTTCTCCACAGCTACGTAGCTGCCTGTGATGTATTTGTTCACCAGCGCTGACTTCCCACTTTTCAGACTTCCCAGAACCCcctgagagaagaagaagagctgaTCACACATCACAGAATGGATTTATAATGATTAACTTAAACGAACCATGAGTAGTGCATAGAAATGTTCAAATGGACTTTAATCATGTTCATTGTTGTAaagatttacaatatttattatttattaaaaagctGCAAACTGAATTTAAAAGGACAACTTTGTTTCTCCAGCATCACCACATGataacctctgtgtgtgtgtgtgtgtgtgtgtgtgtgtgtgtgtgtgtgtgcgtgtgcgtgtgcgtgtgcgtgcgtgcgtgcgtgcgtgtgtgcaggCCACAGAGTTtgggtgttaaaaatgtcaacattattgtgccctatgTATAAGTGATATCTATACTAGATAAGGCTCCAACAATTTCCAAGAAACTAATGACATCATCTCCAGTAGGATCTCCAATTCcaaatattttgattttgtgGCAAATTTTAATCTAATTTGGGGGAATTTTGTCAGGTTGTTTGTGAATAATTGAGTTCTCTCAACAATGTGTGACTACAGTTGTGTGATATAGGCAcagaaaaactgtgagccctgcaaatattgtggagttgacttgaatttgtgtatttctacaaTTGAATCGTTTGGTAAATgatttactttctcctgtgggccacttttggatgctccaaaggacaagatttggcccctgggccttgattTTGACACATGTTAAAGTGACACCAACATCCCataatgatttttaaatcaaaatgtctttggagtaattttatcaacttttagcctctAACACACGTATTATCGCTTTATATGTGGGCGTGGCCATTCTGgagctttcagccaatcagtcaATCAATTTTTGAGGTTGTATACTTCGAGATTTGTTTTgtactttgttgttttctggtCTTGGAGTTTGTGTTTagattattatctttctttattaaataaagtgcaCCACCTCAGCAACTTGTGGTTTGAGTCGATTAAagcttaataataatgataataaatccTGACCAGACGTAGCTCAGGGATGGTTCTGCTCAGACTCCACTCCTGACTGTTGGCTACGTTCACTGTAGAGACAGAAAGAGACAAATGATCAGAGACAGGAACACATTTATCATCTTTATGGTTCACTGTATATAAGGTGGTGAGGCATTAAATCACAGAGCTgtgacttaaaggtgcagtctgcaactcttataaaagtaactttttgtcatatcagctgtcactatgtaaggacataGTGACAGCTGCTCCTGTTGCCTTTGCACTGCGaacgagcaaaaagaaccaatcagagccaggattgtgtttgatgggctgtctgacagctgttgctcacaggccccacccctttcccggagctagagtgccgtcttttttacagtgtatggtctggaggggTAGAAGATGGAaatggtgacttttctgcttgaaagataattactgctgcttgatttacattatgtttgatttgtaattgttacactagaactctgtagtgcatgtgttgttcatgtgtgtgcagcagcctctgtatggctgctgtaagtgatacTGAGTTGTtactgctgctgaggtgtgtgcatatagagagagaagcactgcagtaatatgcttttaacagagcatgttatattactgtgatattGTGGTccgactaacgttagcttgttagctcctctgagggagggactttggaaagtttggaggcagggcaagagagcagcaaggagggagggggatagagggatctgagagttgtggTCTGCACCTTTAAGTAAACCTTAGGGTTCACACTCAGCTGTCACTTACACACTCAGGATTTAAACACATGTCACATATGGTTCACGTCCCTTGTTTGATTCAAACTGCACATGAATCAGTCCAGGGTTCCTTTAGTAACGTTAGTAACATCCATGGCAATGATTAGTACAAAATCTGTTTCTTTTCCCTATTTTGACATAAAGGaagaatattatataataattcagagctgccaagcctcacgctttgagtgtgacagtcacgcaatttgatgcattctcacaccacacttgacatttttcacacttatatttccccattcaatactctatttttgtcatgataatgaactttgaTCCTTGCGGCTTGCCGTAGCTGGAGTAACTCTGATAGACTGAAggagataaccaatcccagaccaatccatgtcttcttgtgcctaaatctaaccaatcatggcaggcatcacacaataataaaccaaacaAAAGCAATGTAAGGCGGGTCTAACGACACCTCACACAACACGCACCGACTCGTCATCATTGAGAATTAAAACAGGAGAttgtagaaccgtctgtagttcacatctTAACCCTCGCGGTGCAGTGTCTacgtcatatgtctgtggtccatacacagaacatccaaaggttttttctctgccaaatcacaccatttgctagtcagcgTTACAGACACCAAAGAATTATTAAGCGCTTAAACAGCGCAGAAGTACCCCCcccagtacacacacacacacagtcagctgtgtcagtgactgtctgtcagaggctcagtgcagatgtctgtctgtctgttaaacactgagagatgtttgaggaaacactgcatgtgtttctcttctctaactaactctgtctctcctcagcagagatctgctgctgctgcagctaacggggctgtttacacattcttaaagtgtcctgaatgtgatttactttaaaaactactttcaggatttcagtatttattttagtgaagactttttactttcactcacttcatgtttttacaaatatctgtactttgcAAACTGCCtcattgctttttttaattttatggaggaaaaaagagaagaatgtgagagagaaaagtatcaaaaaacacagacaaaagtaaaagttacatcATGACGTTGAAGCTGCGTAGCTGAGCGTTTCAAAGATGTTTGTTAGTGTTGTTAGCACAGGCTACGCTACATAGCTAAGCTAACATCAGTTTATAGTGTATTTTAACTCATGCAGACAAGTCTCAGTGTGAAGATGTTACTTTGAACTCAAGCTTTGAACAGAGAGGATTATACTGAGTGTTAATATCTCTTAAAAATAGTGAGTGtgactttaaataaaacaagattaaaagttgtattatttcaagaataaactagttatttttattaatatcatGAGTGTTATTAAGtcatatcttaataaaatcataattttatgagattgaAGTCACAATTTTCTGAGAATGAAATTGAAACACAAAGAggatgttgtgtgtgttgtggtcaCTTGTGCGTTATGGAGAATGTGGAACATTTAGTCAGATTATATTTGTCTGATGTGGATGAAGTGGTCGACTTCAGCTCTATCGCTGTTAGTTGTgttcacttcaacagggaatTCTGACCGCTGTATCATTACCATTTTTTAAGTTAtggctttattctcaaaatattacaatttaatttctattaaaatgactttattgtcataaaattatgactttatttgtGTCGTAGTGGGacattctacacacacacacacacacacacacacaccgtcagCCTTTGTCTGCTTCTCTGACTCCAGCCCTCTCTACTGCCAACAGTGAGGTCCATCAgctgcttacacacacacacacacacacacacacatgcacacactccaTCCTCCGACCTGGAAAACCAATCTCCAGGGACACATCCCTGCAGCGGGCGATGGGCACGAGGCGGAACATTCTTCAACCCTAATTCAGTTTTAAGGGTTTTTctgtcactctctctctctctctcacacacacacacacacacacacacacacacacacacacacacacacacacacacacacacacacacacacacacacacacacacacacacacactaccctTTTATTAGGCTctgtggcagcagcagcaataACTAGTCCTGCCGATTGCCATAGCAACCCCTCCTCCCTGCCCGCCTTCTGAATGCACAATGAGAGGATGAATGAATAcatgaagcacacacacacacacacaccaacggTTTGATGAGCTACTGCTCACCGTTGAACAGAAAGGTAAAGgacacaaagaagaaaaaagagttCAGCTGTTTTTCGGTCCTAGACCAGGTCTGACACcatggttctggttctggttctggttctggttctggttctggtccatGGTGTGGCAGAAGTTTCTGAATGTTGGTGAGCTTTCAAAGCAGAACCAAATTGGGAGAGATATACACTCCAGaccagtaggtggcagtaatTCACCTGAAGATGCCTCAGAACTACCAACAGTGCTGAAGATTCTGAAGAACCCTCAAACTACCCCAGAGCTCTGGGATAGAACCCCAACCGGAGTAGGACAATACCACCTtaggaggatggatggatggatggatggatggatggagtgaTAGATCAGTCTGCaccgctatgtgctaagctaaccaaacatatgtgattggttgctacatgctaagctaaaccaaatatttgtgattcattgttacatgctaagctaaaccaaacatgtgggattggtcgttattatttatttaatctattttttttgtaatgttttttttatttgtgaacccaaacatgttggactggttgttacatgctaagctaaccaaatcaTGTGGattggtggctacatgctaagctaactcaaacatgtgtAGTGGTTTCTATATTGGGTTCTTGTCTGCAACACGTAGAACACAAAGAATAATCTTCTAGTTTCTTCTCCTCACCTTAAAGATACACAATATGAAATGGATGCTGCACAGACATGTGACAGATGTGGAGGAGAGTGTTTTGATCTCTACAGTTAAACAGCTTcatacctttaaaaaaataatcagttcTCAATCTGAGCTTGTGTTCTATGAATATAATTGGTGTTAAAAGCTGCAAACTTCCATCATTCTCAGAAAAGAGAACCTACTGCATTATTTCCAGATAAGCGTCATGTTTGGAATAGTTGGGACAGTGTAATTTTACCACCAAGCCCCTCCTTCTGGTTTCATTCTGGGACAAATCCTATGCTGGGATGAGTGTTTAACTGCAGATTAGACCTCCAGCTGAGTTAAATGGAGCTCAGATCCGTTATTTCACTCCTGGATCACAGGGGGAGGGGTGACTTCAGGCTCAAATCCTTCAGAAATGAATATGATGGAGTGATGGTCTTTAAATGGTCCCTGGGGGGTTTACTTAGAGACTCACTGAGTGTGGTCCCTGTGTTTTCAtccaacagttaaataacaagAATCCTGCACATTAATACTGTGATGAACCATACAGCTGTGCAGTGTCTGCATTATGACAACCAATCAGTTTCATCCATGCTCTCATATCCTATATTTTATACTAGACTATAACCAGACAAATAATAAAGGCTAAAACCAATGTCAAAATGTCAAGCTACAGGTCCTGCAAGCTTTACGGACAATTCTACATCAAGATGTTCAATAGCCTGTCACGACGTCTTATTATGGAAAAACAAATCAGATTTGGGGAAAGTGACATGGAATTTACTATGAAACAGAATTGGGgaaattttaaaattgaaaatctGAGGCCCTGCACATGGTGCAACATCATCATGATGCTATTCATCATTCAGAGTTACAATCCTGCATTGAGGAGATTCTTACAGGAAAAGTACCATAgatttattttaggattttttatttttgtcttaaaCAACCACTGATTCTCTGctgtaaaaacttttaaaatgtgatgaaaataatccATATCTTGTTTACTTGTGAATCCAAGCAGCTGTCTTTATTATTATGGAATAATGCAAAGGCCATTAGTTTCCTTTGCATTAAAATACTGCAACTATTGCcgcaattctaaaaaaaaaaaaaaagctgcaacaAGATCAGGCATTTTAGGTGCAACAATCACAAAACAGACACGATCCGGAACAGATTGAGGGAACACATCTGAACTACTTCAGGTTGTCGGCGTGTTGTTTTGAGGAACATGTGACACCTTTTTATTTGAGAATGTTTACACGTATTACACTGATCGACCAAGGGGAgggacaacaacaacacaggcCACGCCTTCATCAGATTTTTGACCAATCACTCAACAGTTCTCACAGACTTTGCAGAACCAAGAACCAAAAGAGAGACGAACTGAACCAGGAGAGAACCAACTTGCTGATGTGAAGTTCTGTGCTCTGTTGTGAAACGTTTAAAGTCCTACCTTCTTCTTCACTGGAGTCTCTCTGAATGAAAACGGGAGGCGGCGTCGACGAGGACGTCGCAGACCCAGAGCTGCTCTTTGTGAAAATGCCGCTGATGAACTTGAGCATCTTGCGGTCCTTGGCGGAACAGCGTTGGCTGTGCTGGCCCTGCTGGGCATCCCGGTTCAGTCCCAGGTCCTCTGACAGGCTGTTCAGGTCGCTGTTGTCCAACGTGCGGCTCTTCCCTTTGCGGCCCGGTTTGGAGACCTGTGTCGTAACGCCCGGTAGTGACGATGAGCCCGACTTTAGTCTCTCCTTCCTGGGCATGTCTTTGATTAGTCCAATCTCCAGTGGGATCACCACCTCGTCCTTCCATACCTCAGGGCGGCTGGCCTCGGCCCAGGAGGCCCTGCAGGGCCCTGGTGAGCGCGTCGCGGCCCGGCAGTCCTTCCGGTCGAGGCTTTGGGCCGACGTCGGGCTGCGTTCTCGGCCTTCTCTGAACTCACGGCCCCGGGTGGTGACGCTGCTGTGGGACTTCAGCAGACTGACGGGCCGCTGACTGGCCGGGCAGATCGGGAGGCTGGTCCTGGTCGGTGTATGACATGGATCCAAGCCCTCAGCTGGAGGAGTTGTGGTCAGAACCGGAGACCTGCATTGTCTCGTTGGAACCTCCACCACGTCTTTAGACCTCTGGACTGAAGTCCGCTCCACTGGGATCGGGAGATTGACGGTTGGATTCTCAGAGACTTTACTTGATGTTTCCACACCACAGAGAGGTTTATCCCTTCTTGGGCTGATGGGTTTCCTCTCCGTGAGTCCCTCGTACGCCTCGGCTCTGTGAGCTTGTCCTGGAATGACTCTGGCCCCGTTCTCAGCTCCACCTTCCGGCTCCCGGCCTTGGCAGCCGCTCTTCGCCTCTGACCCATTCTCCTCCACAGCCTCTACCTTGACCAGGGTGAGGGAGATGAGGTAGGTGGTGCGTTGCTGCAGGGTGCCGCCTCCGCTCATCGGGTCAGGCTTCAGTCGACGCACAGCAGATGAATGAAAGCAGACGAAGAGACTCACAATACTCCGACCAGACAAAGATCTCAGTCAGAGGAGGACTAGATTTCTCCTTGGAAGACTTCACAGCAGAACGTCTGCTGCTTTTATCCATTCCCTGAATCCTACGTCTTTTCTTTGGGTCTCAACTCATCCCCTCACAATCCTCTCACGTCTTTTGAGTTGCAAATGAAGTCACTTGGATCCAaactgttcctttgttagaaaATGACCAATTAATCACTGATTTTCTTCATGACCTTAGATTCCTCTGAGCCGTACGTGTTGCTCATCCCTCCAGGTTCAGGTTCTTCATCCTACGTCAGCAGTGAAAAGGTGAAGCCTTAGAGATGCAGTGTGTTGACACGCTCAGGCACGCATAGCGGTCGGATCACAGCGAGCATCACATGTGGTAACATCAGCATCTGCTCTGAGAGCCTGGCAGCAGCAGAGATAAGAACGTGCTCGGCTGATCCAGGGTGCGTCctgccatcatcatcatcatcatcatgtctCCGTGTCCTCTGCTGTCTCAGGTTCACTGAGTCCAGTCTCACACACTTCCTTCACAGCCTGCTTCCCTCCCTCCTCGCTCGGTCGACACGATGCAAAGGCTTCTCCTTCATCCCTTCAACCCTCCCCACCCGTACTCCCTCTCCCTTCGCTCGCCTCTCACACTGAGAACAGCCCGCGCACTTCATCCCTCAGCCCCTCCCCTCCATGTTCTACCCTGCATGGGGGGGATGTGGGGTGGGGGAGCTGGTGGTGAATCTCAACACattgcacacgcacacgcacaagtCGTAAATGAGTGACAGTGAGGGAATCAACCCCAGATTATGTGTGTGAACCAATTTAGGAATTTTTTACTGAACAGAAAAAAACCATCTCataccactgtgtgtgtgcatgtgcatatgtgtgtcagtgtgtgtgtgccgctCCCTTACGTAGCTCCTCCCCTATAGGAGGCTTGGCTTATTTGTTGCTAAGGTGTTCCAATCTTCCCAGCTCCGGCCGTACAATCATCTCCTCTGCTGCCTCTCCTCACACTCTGAATGGctgttatattgtgtgtgtgtgtgtgtgtgtgtttcctgcaTTGATCTGTCGTCCACTGCTCCCAATGGGATGTGTTCATTAGCAGTAGTGGCTCTCAGCGTGAACCTGGAGCTTCTCAGAGAACCGTAGCGTATCGGACATCGATATTAACACCACACAACCAAACCTAATATATCTGTTTATTCCTAATTAAACACACGAGGGAGATTTGGGATTATTTTTCCACATCAGGAAGCAAGAAATCCTATTGATAAGTCCTTCAGGAATGACAGATAAAAGCTCTCAGATGGTTGATTTGTTAGAATTAGACTTCATGGACTGATTATTATGGGGTTTAAATATTTGGTTATTAGGACTGAAACTATTTAACACATTCAGGTTGAACACAatggatttatttttcacaatttctgataagaaaaaataaaaactggtgtttagaaacattttccaaaaattcATAATCAACTGCTTTTGCATGAAGTTCAGTTCATGCATATTTTAACAACGCAAAGCAAGTATTTATGacataataatacaatatagtTGTATAATGAAGCAAATCCATTAAATACGTCCATccatattttgttaaaaatgtgttttgattactttatttagtttaaagttTAGATTGTCGAGGGTCTATGGGTGATTTTTGGGTCAATCCTTTATCTTTTTACTTGCGTTTTATTGCAAAGGTTCTTTTATTTGATATAGTTTGTCctttaaggaaggttgtgggtTCCAGTCTCAGTGGGCTCCTCTTTCATTGTGTTTGTTAGTCCTGTTTCAGTTTGGTTGAAGATTTTGTTGGTAATATGTTCTGTTAGGTCTTAGTTTGATCTGAATTCATGTCTGTTAATTCATCCCCTGTCTTGTCAGTATGTCTGTTGTCACTCAGGTGTGCTTCATCTCCTGATTGCCTCCCTTCACTACTTAAAGAGTGTCTGAACACTGAGTTAATGCTGCTGCATTCAGTATTTGAGTTCTGATGGTTGGAAGTCTTTTTGTCTGATTCACTCTTTTTCTTTGTACTTTGCTGGTATTTTTGGATcttgaatttttgttgttatttttaatcttactCTGCCttcattttacatttctacatttagTAATGTCTACAAACAAGGACATTAGCGTGCACTGTAACATCTTTAATACATACAGTGAGTGAAATCACAGGCTGGGGATCATTTAAACTAAGACCTAAACTAAGGATAAGATTAAGTTGGTTTTTAATTGgttcaaatttaaatttaaatcaaatcacCTGTTATCACCACATCTTTGTTTCTAGTTAATAATCTCTGATTAAAACACAAACCATagtctgtgcacacacacacacacacacacacacacgcacacacacacacacacacgcacacacacacacacacacacacacacacacacacacacacacacacacacacacaggccagtGGTGACTCACACTGAATACTAACCAACTCTGAGACCAGTGCCTTTGGCTCAAGGAGAAATCTATCGTCCTccaccacagaagaagagtCTCACAGATAAAGCTTTACAAACGCAAACTGCTCTGTGCTTTTACTGTGACTGTGAGCTCATACTTAAATATGAATAacttaattaattcattaattaatggacatgatttatatagcactttatcaccactgaaacagtctcaaagctctttatatatcagctcattcacccaatcactctcacattcacacaccagtgggacaggactgacatgcaaggcactagtcgaccactgggagcaacttagggttcagtgtcttgcccaaggacacttcgacacatagtcaggtactgggatcaaacccccaacctctcagtcagaagacgaccctctaccacctgagccacggtcgcccttaaTAACATACAATAATATATTTGAGTATAAATATACACATAAGGGCATGAATATGTATCCcagtatttgtatttattataataattatctaCCAACAAAGGCAAAGCTCTTATTTTTTACATGTCAATTAGAGTTTGTACCAATAATTGACCTGATAGCGTCGCCCCACATCTTACCCTGTGATGCTGCTCAGCCAAcaccgctacatgctaagctaatgcaacaacacaacacaccatCAGTaataaaactaacctgtctcccGGGGTCAGCCCTATGTTAAGATTAGGTTGTGTACTGTTCATTAAAGAATTATAGAAAGTTAAATGTGCGCTGTGTCTAAACTGCACTAACTAATGAAAGTGAGCTTAATTTTGTTATGAGGGTCCGTCACTTTACAGCAACCCCATGTTGGAGTAGCGATGACTTTGGAAGCTAGCTCTGTCCTTCAAATCGCCAGTCGTGGGATTGAGTGGCGAACCCCTAACTACCAGGGGTAGAGATGTGAAAATTGTGGGAACATATGGCCTAATTTTAAGAAATATCTTGGAAATGTGAGAACATAGGGCTGTGGGAATATAGGCACGCTCCCTGTCTCACAACCGTCTAAACACAGCTCACGTTCACTATTAGTGGGTGAACATGTGGGACTgtatgctacatgctaagctaacccaaacatgtggaactgttcgctatgggttggactaaatgggttggactaaatggaaaagtaatg
This portion of the Gouania willdenowi chromosome 7, fGouWil2.1, whole genome shotgun sequence genome encodes:
- the agap2 gene encoding arf-GAP with GTPase, ANK repeat and PH domain-containing protein 2 isoform X3, with the translated sequence MSGGGTLQQRTTYLISLTLVKVEAVEENGSEAKSGCQGREPEGGAENGARVIPGQAHRAEAYEGLTERKPISPRRDKPLCGVETSSKVSENPTVNLPIPVERTSVQRSKDVVEVPTRQCRSPVLTTTPPAEGLDPCHTPTRTSLPICPASQRPVSLLKSHSSVTTRGREFREGRERSPTSAQSLDRKDCRAATRSPGPCRASWAEASRPEVWKDEVVIPLEIGLIKDMPRKERLKSGSSSLPGVTTQVSKPGRKGKSRTLDNSDLNSLSEDLGLNRDAQQGQHSQRCSAKDRKMLKFISGIFTKSSSGSATSSSTPPPVFIQRDSSEEEVNVANSQEWSLSRTIPELRLGVLGSLKSGKSALVNKYITGSYVAVEKPDGGRYKKEVLVDGQSHLLLIREEPGPPDAQFSSWVDAVILVFSLENEGSFQELYQLYSDLSRYRTDVPVIVVGTQDKISSSNPRVIEDQRARQLCIDVRHSLFYETCSTYGFNVDRVFLEAAQKIITQKKQAALQACKSLPNSPSHSGGSTPGSASFPGQNRDSDRRAGDHKAELSSLRGTPIKQMILWKRSSSSLNKEWKKKYVTLSNNGTLSYHSSSSDYLQNVHGKEIDLLRVTVKVPGKRPPRAVAPTGPSSVPPGATPGVNGLSKEAGPAESSSTVPQLCPSTLSVADDRSRGLSPQGGDVGLLSLSTKAQSVDALEGTAKDGGQSSPMSDRKKNRRKKSMNQKGDAAVGQAEAKRKMWKLKSFGSLRNINKTDEENADFIIVSFTGQSWHFEAPSLEERDSWVSAIESQILASLQSCESGRNKARRSSQSEAVALQAIRNAKGNGLCVDCEAPNPTWASLNLGALICIECSGIHRNLGTHLSRVRSLDLDDWPGELTQVLAAIGNHMANSIWERCTQGRVKPTPQATREERESWIRAKYEQRAFLAPPQPCGGEDGVPARLLSAVTDRDLPRLLLLLAHSSKDQINGASSPSSSSPTGSALHAACQLGDVVMTQLLIWYGIDVKAKDHQGQTAMAIARKSGSRGCSDILLQHGCSNEASPTATPSTPVLARRSSTASLGRTSSRKRVS